Proteins from one Podospora pseudoanserina strain CBS 124.78 chromosome 1, whole genome shotgun sequence genomic window:
- a CDS encoding hypothetical protein (COG:E; EggNog:ENOG503P1KM), with product MASEEPERRPLLAATSGALDAGVAGADTRQRTGSGEEGRGATGTFKRNLGTLEAFAIVISIVIGSGVFTSPGSIDTNVPSPGAALLIWFVGGVLAWTGASTMAELGTAIPGEGGVQPYLKYIFGDVFGFLAAWTWVVAVMPATLAILSIVFVESIYSAAGVTDQGGTLLHKLLSIVVLSVISVANSISTKASTRLNNFFVVTKFVTIAAIVFAGVVVVILQLVDRNRTVGGGDWVKQPWFGYRDSANPDGSVTHWADVTQWELFGYLSAALYAALWAYSGWDKAIYISAELSSPARQLPLAINTSIPTIILCFITANAAYYILLPWNVVSRTDSVAVTAITRLLGPAFGILAAVLICLVVAGSLLGNSFVAGRMAVAAANQSWLPKPLSIVGRIGFKPEERETTSDAPVNAIIVSTILSSLYILLGNFRALLTFNGLGEYTFFFLTVVGAIVLRYREPQLARPYKPLIAIPIVFALVSGFVVVRGAVFAPIPAVVLVGLWVAGLVFYFVRRRYQERGLE from the exons ATGGCATCAGAAGAACCAGAACGCCGGCCTCTGCTGGCTGCAACAAGTGGCGCGTTGGATGCTGGAGTCGCCGGGGCGGACACGCGGCAACGCACAGGTTcaggggaggaaggaagaggagcaactGGGACTTTTAAACGCAATCTCGGCACTCTGGAGGCTTTTGCAATTGTCATCAGTATTGTGATCGGAAGTGGCGTGTTCACCTCCCCTGGCTCTATTGACACCAATGTCCCCTCTCCCGGTGCGGCTCTCCTGATTTGGTTTGTGGGTGGTGTATTGGCATGGACTGGAGCTAGTACTATGGCGGAGTTGGGGACTGCTATTCCTGGCGAAG GTGGTGTACAGCCGTACCTCAAGTACATATTCGGTGACGTGTTTGGTTTCCTTGCGGCTTGGACCTGGGTAGTGGCAGTGATGCCCGCAACATTGGCCATCTTGAGCATCGTTTTCGTTGAAAGCATCTACTCAGCTGCCGGAGTCACAGATCAAGGGGGTACCCTCCTTCACAAACTGCTTTCAATTGTCGTCCTTTCTGTCATCAGTGTCGCCAATTCGATCAGTACCAAGGCCAGCACAAGGCTCAATAACTTCTTTGTCGTCACAAAGTTTGTCACCATCGCTGCGATTGTTTTTGcgggcgttgttgttgtcatctTGCAGCTTGTGGATCGGAATCGAacggtgggtggtggtgactgggTCAAGCAACCTTGGTTTGGATATCGAGACAGCGCCAACCCCGACGGCAGCGTGACGCATTGGGCCGATGTTACCCAGTGGGAGCTTTTTGGATATCTCTCCGCTGCTCTTTACGCTGCTCTGTGGGCATATTCTGGCTGGGACAAGGCGATCTACATCTCTGCCGAGCTTTCATCACCGGCACGCCAACTACCCCTGGCCATTAACACCTCCATACCGACCATCATCCTCTGCTTCATCACAGCCAACGCAGCTTACTACATCTTACTGCCATGGAATGTGGTTTCAAGAACGGATAGCGTCGCTGTG ACGGCAATAACCCGACTTCTTGGTCCTGCCTTTGGCATCCTTGCGGCTGTACTCATCTGTCTAGTGGTTGCTGGTTCTCTCCTAGGAAACTCCTTTGTGGCCGGACGTATGGCGGTCGCAGCAGCAAATCAGAGCTGGTTGCCCAAGCCACTCAGCATTGTTGGGCGCATTGGGTTTAAGCCGGAGGAGCGCGAAACGACGTCGGACGCCCCAGTCAACGCCATCATCGTATCCACAATTCTCTCCTCGCTATACATTTTGCTTGGAAACTTCAGGGCGTTGCTGACTTTCAACGGGTTGGGAGAGTACACGTTCTTCTTTCTGACGGTTGTAGGGGCTATTGTTCTCAGGTACAGGGAACCGCAATTGGCTCGGCCATATAAACCCCTTATTGCCATCCCAATCGTGTTTGCGTTGGTCAGCGGGTTTGTCGTTGTTCGCGGAGCTGTCTTCGCGCCTATTCCCGCCGTTGTCTTGGTCGGGTTATGGGTAgcggggttggtgttttACTTTGTCCGTAGGCGGTACCAAGAGCGGGGGTTGGAGTGA
- a CDS encoding hypothetical protein (COG:S; EggNog:ENOG503P0EU): MEMPLVVHRHTTLTTPMPWQDFEPIGFHPDGLPRGVTSSLGSHSPTGTYPEVLSLGGSSDNGWTIRHLHTFHHLPCHQAIGCFLETRQR; the protein is encoded by the coding sequence ATGGAGATGCCACTGGTGGTTCACCGCCACACAACATTGACGACCCCGATGCCCTGGCAGGATTTCGAGCCCATTGGTTTCCACCCCGACGGTCTTCCACGGGGCGTGACAAGCAGTCTGGGAAGCCATTCGCCAACGGGGACATATCCGGAGGTTCTTTCgcttggtggcagcagcgatAATGGCTGGACCATCAGACATCTTCACAccttccatcacctcccGTGCCACCAAGCCATCGGCTGCTTCCTCGAAACCCGCCAACGATAG
- a CDS encoding hypothetical protein (COG:E; EggNog:ENOG503P1KM) produces MDKIQQGVARSRALLPRITHRPLPSGVSYLHFGDYGTRNAMTKHELQRLKDQLIEANTNPQTGRQLFLPAFKPQTLGHLERSQELLTKEGKADDYAWLVSSRVWEEERKGLPKLLVLASPGFKVFSSGHHLTEIKNGSPEEVREIFALCAEVMSLIRRSAILVMGKIHGIASGAGAQLALATDVPVASRSLTELWLPGADLGLPCTSPAAGLSRVLGTRRTWLELAKGGYVRADLKLHGVEVDDPATKTVEDKSQYEQQANILFEGPPSSEKSLPRRSAEDIVRHRLSLDHLVYRLARRLTKRDTQQTAITKWAFWTQIGLRGQPHVNADGVEVDGCGGDGFEDAVAFAGRVMALHSQSEVAKEGISRFLQENAMRKQTNKTEVERNETTR; encoded by the coding sequence ATGGACAAGATTCAACAAGGAGTTGCGAGGTCACGCGCACTCTTGCCTCGAATAACGCACCGACCCTTGCCTTCCGGCGTGAGCTACCTCCACTTTGGAGACTACGGAACACGAAATGCTATGACGAAGCACGAGCTTCAGCGGCTCAAAGACCAGTTGATAGAAGCAAACACAAACCCACAAACAGGCCGCCAGTTGTTTCTCCCCGCCTTTAAGCCCCAGACTCTTGGACACCTGGAACGTTCTCAGGAGCTCCTTACGAAAGAGGGCAAGGCAGATGATTACGCATGGCTTGTCTCCAGTCGTGTCTGGGAAGAAGAGCGTAAAGGATTGCCAAAATTGCTTGTGCTCGCTTCACCTGGCTTCAAGGTTTTCAGTTCTGGCCATCACCTGACGGAAATCAAGAATGGCTCCCCGGAGGAAGTCAGAGAGATCTTCGCCCTCTGTGCTGAAGTGATGAGTCTGATTCGCCGCAGCGCCATACTGGTCATGGGCAAGATCCACGGTATTGCGAGTGGCGCTGGGGCACAACTCGCCCTGGCCACAGACGTTCCTGTTGCGAGCAGGTCTCTCACCGAACTTTGGTTGCCGGGCGCTGACCTTGGCCTTCCCTGCACAAGTCCTGCTGCAGGACTGAGTCGTGTTCTAGGCACCCGAAGAACCTGGCTTGAGCTCGCAAAAGGTGGATATGTACGGGCGGACTTGAAACTGCATggtgtggaggttgatgaccCTGCCACCAAAACTGTAGAAGACAAATCACAGTATGAGCAGCAGGCAAATATCCTTTTTGAGGGACCTCCATCGTCGGAGAAATCTCTGCCTCGTAGATCCGCCGAGGACATTGTGCGACATCGCCTATCGCTGGACCACCTGGTCTACAGGTTGGCGAGGCGACTCACGAAGAGAGATACTCAGCAAACGGCTATCACGAAGTGGGCGTTTTGGACCCAGATTGGTCTTCGAGGTCAGCCTCACGTCAACGCTGATGgcgtcgaggttgatggctgcGGCGGGGATGGTTTTGAGGACGCCGTTGCGTTTGCTGGCAGAGTCATGGCATTGCACTCACAAAGCGAGGTCGCCAAGGAGGGAATATCTCGGTTCTTGCAGGAAAACGCGATGCGGAAGCAGACAAATAAGACTGAGGTTGAGAGGAACGAAACCACGAGGTAG
- the SAM4 gene encoding AdoMet-homocysteine methyltransferase (COG:E; EggNog:ENOG503NW28), giving the protein MEGRNPRTIKFLDGGLGTTLETIHGVKFSESTPLWSSHLLLTDLQTLADCQMSFAKAGADVITTATYQVSIDGFRNTKTENWPNGVPLPNIGHFLKDAVSIARRAASKVGGRVALSLGPYGATMIPSTEYTGHYDIEPSQDIVDKLFHWHSERYNLYVQVPKLLLDVSYIAFETIPRLDEILAIRRFLNADISGGVKLGPREFYHDIPVWISVLFPGDDDKMPDGTSVEDAVAAMISKEFGSKTPQFVGINCTQVSKLEGLVRQFTKAVEKLVATGVVEKWPGLVLYPDGTKEGERYNTATKEWEISGEGSKKTAEDVSWERQLAMVVKEAYDTGGWSSFLIGGCCRTTPENIQRLTWAIRE; this is encoded by the exons ATGGAGGGCCGTAATCCTAGAACCATCAAATTCCTTGACGGTGGTCTTGGAACCACCCTCGAAACTATCCATGGCGTCAAGTTCTCCGAGTCGACGCCCCTCTGGTCCTCCCACCTTCTCTTGACAGACTTGCAAACCCTGGCGGACTGCCAGATGTCGTTTGCCAAAGCTGGTGCAGATGTCATCACAACCGCGACATACCAGGTGTCGATCGATGGGTTCAGGAATACAAAGACAGAGAACTG GCCGAACGGTgtgcccctccccaacataGGCCACTTCCTCAAAGATGCTGTCTCCATCGCCAGGAGGGCCGCCAGCAAGGTTGGTGGCCGAGTCGCTCTCAGCCTTGGACCGTATGGGGCTACGATGATACCTTCAACTGAGTACACCGGCCACTACGACATCGAGCCTTCCCAAGACATCGTCGATAAACTCTTTCATTGGCACAGCGAGCGGTACAACCTCTATGTTCAAGTCCCCAAACTGCTGCTCGATGTGTCCTACATTGCGTTCGAGACCATCCCTCGATTGGACGAGATACTAGCAATCAGGCGCTTTTTGAACGCGGACATCAGCGGGGGGGTGAAGCTAGGCCCGCGCGAGTTTTACCATGACATTCCTGTCTGGATCAGTGTTCTGTTCCCTGGCGATGACGACAAAATGCCCGATGGCACTAGTGTAGAAGACGCGGTAGCCGCTATGATTAGCAAAGAGTTTGGAAGTAAGACGCCACAGTTTGTTGGGATCAACTGTACTCAAGTTTCCAAGCTCGAGGGTCTAGTTCGACAGTTTACCAAGGCTGTGGAAAAGCTGGTCGCGACGGGGGTCGTGGAAAAATGGCCTGGTTTGGTATTGTATCCTGATGGCACGAAGGAAGGAGAGCGGTACAATACTGCGACAAAGGAGTGGGAGATATCGGGGGAGGGTTCCAAGAAGACAGCAGAGGATGTATCATGGGAACGTCAGCTTGCTATGGTGGTCAAGGAGGCTTATGATACGGGGGGATGGAGTTCATTCTTGATCGGTGGCTGTTGTAGAACTACGCCTGAAAACATCCAAAGGCTTACGTGGGCGATCCGTGAGTGA
- a CDS encoding hypothetical protein (EggNog:ENOG503NZDP; COG:S) yields the protein MSKCRYIRGDEGRSIQIRPALACSEILVKKQAGVPFQQLRYQTPSYGDSQQADTMWSLEALFLAGLASGLTVVEHKPFMRKNIDPIVYPGQYVSHMHSFYGSDALTKDLPTTAELQKGCPSGENPNDLSVYWAPTLYYVNGNTHTEIYPATFKTYYENIDRAEIPFPRDLVMVAGNASAKSQTDVQENLNMITWWCDGNGPEDRNRRDRAALPLSTCSAHLQAILRFPDCVNPDKISEYTYAAAQGNKCPVGMKRMPSLRFSIRYNTRGAIPQGWKGVPPIKLACGEIGVGYCFHGDFINGWYDDAAKAMLQAKGQSFMRIDGAHGNGKTYSKCKAKDQDPNNGTSDYHKSLEMMGKGGHS from the exons ATGTCCAAGTGCCGATATATCAGGGGAGATGAGGGAAGAAGCATACAAATACGTCCAGCACTCGCCTGCTCTGAGATCCTCGTCAAGAAGCAAGCCGGAGTTCCCTTCCAACAACTTCGATATCAAACACCGTCATACGGAGACTCCCAACAAGCTGATACAATGTGGTCCCTTGAAGCTTTATTCCTGGCTGGCCTTGCATCAGGCCTGACCGTGGTTGAGCACAAGCCCTTCATGCGCAAGAACATCGATCCGATTGTCTACCCCGGCCAATACGTCTCCCATATGCACTCCTTCTACGGTTCAGACGCCCTGACCAAAGACCTCCCTACAACAGCAGAACTACAAAAAGGATGTCCCTCCGGAGAGAACCCAAACGATCTTTCTGTCTACT gGGCACCAACCCTCTACTACGTCAACGGAAACACCCACACGGAAATCTACCCCGCCACCTTCAAAACCTACTACGAAAACATCGACCGCGCCGAGATCCCCTTCCCCCGCGACCTCGTAATGGTAGCAGGCAACGCCTCTGCCAAATCCCAAACCGACGTCCAGGAAAACCTCAACATGATCACCTGGTGGTGCGACGGCAACGGCCCCGAAGATCGCAACCGGCGTGACCGTGCGGCCCTCCCGCTGTCGACTTGCTCGGCCCATCTACAGGCCATCCTCCGGTTCCCGGACTGCGTCAACCCCGACAAGATCTCCGAGTACACGTACGCCGCCGCCCAAGGGAACAAGTGCCCGGTTGGGATGAAGAGAATGCCTAGCTTGCGGTTTTCGATCAGGTATAATACCCGCGGGGCTATTCCTCAGGGGTGGAAGGGAGTGCCGCCTATCAAGTTGGCTTGTGGGGAG ATTGGTGTTGGGTATTGCTTCCATGGCGACTTTATAAACGGCTGGTATGACGACGCGGCAAAGGCGATGTTGCAGGCGAAGGGACAGTCTTTTATGAGGATTGATGGTGCTCATGGGAATGGCAAGACCTACAGCAAGTGCAAGGCAAAGGACCAGGATCCTAACAATGGGACTAGTGACTATCACAAGAgtttggagatgatgggcaAGGGTGGGCATTCTTAG
- a CDS encoding hypothetical protein (COG:E; COG:Q; EggNog:ENOG503NXTA) — protein sequence MADISLQKTLRIGVDVGGTNTDGVILDPSRANDPQTRGILAWHKAATTPDPSDGISKAVTNLFTSANISPEQVATVTIGTTHFVNAIVERDEARLSKVAVIRLSGPFSKHAPPCVDWPDDLREIILGYYALVKGGLEVDGELISDINENEILEHCEEIKKRGITSVVVNGVFSPIDTVERQEERAADIIRRRIPGCDVVCSKEVANLGFLERENAALLNASILRFARKTIKSFQKPVRQLGIKCPVFITQNDGTVLSGEVASRFPIKTFSSGPTNSMRGAAFLVQGEDKANADGQGEGMMVVDIGGTTTDVGLLLPNGFPRQQAAYSDFSGVRMNFSCPDVKSIGLGGGSIVRKGDTFSIGPHSVGYKLTSESIVFGGKTLTATDCAVAANPALGIGTPELVQGALTQDEASVYETLVKKKLEKIIDTMKTSPADTAVVLVGGGAIIAPNQLRGASKVLKPEWSQVANAIGAAIARISAVVDTIRSTETQTVKQLLAEISDEAKAKVIAAGATAESVKIVEVEELPLQYVANKTRFVVRAAGDFDLSHTDTIAELSSEQASEQQETESEQPFQQAATGRQNKKQVGKEAHQVDISTYKPDVRNRVWHVNETDLSWISTGCYILGTGGGGSPYPHMILLRQLLRAGATVRVVSPEDVEDDAAVGCGGGAGSPTVSIEKLQGDEMMEAQNELYKICDNQATHMIALEIGGGNGLQGLTLGASSNMDLPCVDGDWMGRAYPTKWQTTPVVFNERQPIWSPICIADGNGNVVVMPKASSDRQVERIMRAALSNMGSQVAAAEPPVTGAEMKRWVVENTISQAWRIGRAVARARQENRLETMAESIIDECGGSASGKVLFKGKIVGVQRTLRMGHVYGECIIEGTDVSGSDYHTTGKGREQQFTGRIKIPFKNENIAAVKILDGQEEGVLEKQEDVLAIVPDLICVIDAQNGEAIGTPEYRYGLLVMVIALAASDKWTNSERGIELGGPKAFGFGHLEYKPVGTFVKPVSVIDEFNVSG from the exons ATGGCAGATATCTCTCTCCAGAAGACTCTCCGGAtaggtgttgatgttggaggcACCAATACTGACGGCGTGATCCTCGATCCCTCGCGAGCCAACGACCCCCAGACTAGAGGCATCCTGGCATGGCATAAAGCAGCCACCACGCCCGATCCAAGCGATGGAATCAGCAAAGCTGTCACCAACCTGTTTACCTCGGCCAACATCTCTCCGGAGCAAGTGGCAACTGTCACCATCGGCACAACACACTTCGTCAATGCCATCGTCGAGAGAGACGAGGCCCGTCTCAGCAAGGTGGCTGTCATTCGACTGTCAGGCCCCTTCTCAAAGCATGCCCCCCCTTGTGTAGACTGGCCCGACGATCTGAGAGAGATTATTCTGGGTTACTATGCCCTTGTAAAGGGAGGACTGGAGGTGGATGGCGAACTGATCAGTGATATCAACGAGAACGAGATTCTGGAACATTGCGAAGAAATCAAGAAAAGGGGCATCACCAGCGTTGTCGTCAACGGTGTTTTCAGTCCCATCGACACCGTGgaaagacaagaagagaGAGCTGCCGACATCATCCGAAGGCGAATACCTGGTTGCGATGTTGTCTGCTCGAAGGAGGTGGCCAATCTTGGTTTCCTTGAGAGAGAAAATGCTGCTTTGCTCAACGCTTCGATCCTCCGCTTTGCAAGGAAAACGATCAAGTCGTTCCAGAAACCAGTCAGACAACTAGGCATCAAGTGTCCTGTCTTCATTACCCAGAACGACGGGACGGTTTTGTCAGGCGAGGTGGCTTCCCGGTTTCCCATCAAGACTTTTAGCAGCGGGCCTACGAACAGCATGCGAGGGGCGGCCTTCCTTGTTCAAGGAGAGGACAAAGCAAACGCCGatggacaaggagaagggatgatggtggtggacatcGGTGGCACTACGACGGATGTTGGACTGCTGTTGCCGAACGGCTTCCCAAGACAACAGGCGGCCTATAGTGATTTTTCTGGTGTTAGGATG AACTTCTCCTGTCCCGACGTCAAAAGCATCGGTCTCGGTGGCGGCTCCATCGTTAGAAAAGGCGACACCTTCTCGATCGGCCCGCACAGTGTCGGCTACAAGTTAACCAGCGAGTCTATCGTCTTTGGAGGAAAGACTCTCACAGCAACCGACTGTGCAGTTGCGGCCAATCCTGCTCTTGGCATCGGAACCCCTGAGCTGGTTCAGGGGGCACTTACACAGGACGAAGCCTCCGTCTACGAGACCCTTGtaaagaagaagctcgaaaAGATCATCGACACAATGAAGACCTCCCCTGCGGATACTGCTGTGGTTctcgttggagggggtgccaTCATTGCCCCGAATCAGCTCCGTGGTGCCAGCAAGGTGCTCAAGCCGGAATGGTCCCAAGTTGCCAATGCTATTGGCGCAGCCATTGCCCGTATTAGTGCCGTTGTAGACACCATCAGGTCCACCGAAACCCAGACAGTCAAGCAATTGTTGGCAGAGATATCAGACgaggcaaaggcaaaggtCATTGCCGCTGGCGCAACGGCTGAGTCGGTCAAGAttgtcgaggtggaggaactACCACTACAA TATGTAGCAAACAAGACCCGCTTCGTCGTCCGAGCTGCCGGCGATTTCGACCTGTCGCACACTGACACAATCGCCGAGCTATCGTCAGAGCAAGCATCTGAACAACAGGAGACCGAGTCAGAGCAACCATTCCAACAAGCCGCAACTGGTAGACAAAACAAGAAGCAAGTGGGTAAAGAGGCGCACCAAGTGGACATCTCAACCTACAAGCCAGACGTCCGCAACCGCGTCTGGCATGTTAACGAGACCGACTTGAGCTGGATCTCTACCGGCTGTTACATCCTCGGtaccggtggtggtggatctCCTTATCCACATATGATCCTACTTCGACAGCTGCTCCGAGCCGGGGCAACAGTGCGTGTTGTCAGCCCTGAGGATGTAGAAGATGACGCAGCtgttggttgtggaggtggcgCAGGAAGTCCAACTGTCAGTATCGAAAAGCTCCAAGGGGACGAGATGATGGAAGCTCAGAACGAGCTGTACAAGATCTGTGACAACCAGGCCACACACATGATTGCTCTTGAAATAGGGGGAGGGAATGGCCTTCAGGGCTTGACGCTGGGAGCAAGCAGCAATATGGATCTTCCTTGCGTGGACGGTGACTGGATGGGACGGGCCTACCCTACCAAGTGGCAGACTACGCCGGTTGTGTTTAACGAACGACAGCCTATCTGGTCTCCAATCTGTATTGCTGATGGCAACGGCAATGTCGTCGTTATGCCCAAGGCCTCTTCGGATCGTCAAGTGGAGAGGATTATGAGAGCTGCTCTCAGTAATATGGGCTCTCAAGTCGCTGCAGCGGAGCCCCCTGTCACTGGTGCCGAGATGAagagatgggtggtggagaacaCGATCTCGCAGGCATGGAGGATTGGAAGGGCTGTTGCAAGGGCCAGACAAGAAAATCGGCTTGAGACTATGGCAGAGAGCATCATTGACGAGTGCGGGGGTTCTGCGAGCGGCAAGGTCTTGTTCAAGGGCAAGATTGTTGGTGTGCAACGCACCCTGAGAATGGGTCATGTCTATGGAGAGTGCATCATTGAGGGAACTGATGTGTCTGGGTCGGACTATCACACGACTGGGAAAGGAAGAGAGCAGCAATTCACTGGCCGTATCAAAATTCCATTCAAGAACGAAAACATTGCCGCTGTCAAGATTCTCGATGgtcaagaggagggtgttctAGAGAAACAGGAAGATGTCCTGGCTATTGTCCCAGACTTGATTTGTGTTATTGATGCACAGAATGGGGAGGCTATCGGCACGCCCGAGTACAGATATGGACTGCTGGTCATGGTGATTGCCCTCGCGGCATCGGACAAGTGGACGAATTCAGAGAGAGGCATAGAGCTTGGAGGTCCCAAGGCTTTTGGATTTGGGCATCTTGAATACAAACCAGTGGGCACGTTCGTCAAGCCTGTCAGTGTTATTGACGAGTTTAACGTATCCGGTTGA